The Gossypium hirsutum isolate 1008001.06 chromosome A13, Gossypium_hirsutum_v2.1, whole genome shotgun sequence nucleotide sequence CATATAACCTCATCTGCTGATGGGGATAGCTCCTTTATCATCACATAGACCATTCTCCTCAAGCCTATATCCTTCGATTGGAAAAGCTTTGTCACAGCAAAGAAGACTTCTGTAGCTTCCACCTATCCATATAACACCAGCAAATAGTCAGTGAACAAGGGAAATTTTCATCACAACAGAGTTTACGTCCTTCAGTGTACATACTAACTGCAGGAGATATCCAAGCAACAGAGGCCAATTGTAATTTAAcaactgaaaaagaaaataataaagaatctTATCTTTTCAGGCACAAGTAAAAAGAAATACTGACCTTAGTGAATGTTTCTCCTTGGTTCAGTAGATAAAGAAGTTTTGTGATAACCTACATAAAGAATTTACAAACAAACATTcatataaaatgtaaaaagaaaatacataaatTAGAAAATCAAGATTGCTTAAAAGGTAGAAACCTGAGAGCATCTTCGAGGATCAAGCTGAGGGTCATTGAAAACCCTAGCTTCTTGAAGGACTGCACCCTTCTCAATCCCCAAAAATGGAGAGTAGTCcgctgttttcaaaaaaatttacgaaattaacaattaaaaaccTTTTCCGATCACCTACAAAGCTAAAAAACCTCGatactattatatacatatagtCTCGAGATGTTCATCTCCACATAAATCAACTAAAATTAAACACATCCATCGAAAGTTTGAAACTAGCAAGCTACATTGCCCTTTCAGGAACAGAAAATCTAGCGAAGCAAGAGTAGATATCAGatcaactaaaattaaaagaaattccaCTAAACCTAAATCGTAATCCTTCAATATTTAGATCTACAAATCACGAAATGCCTcaacaaatcaattcatattAATCAAAACTGCACAGATCTAGAAGCTCAAACCTAAGATTCAAGATTAATATAACACAAAATGAACAATTAATTCcaaataaaacaattaacaaGAGTGAGGAACAAAAGAAGGACAGAAGGAATCGACGGAAATGAGAAATTTTACCTTCATCATCGCGATCGTCGTCCTTCTTCACCAAAGGTTGTGCCATCGCTAACTGAAACTTTGAATCTAAGAGATCTAAGgcgatttatttaaaattttccggTTTTATATATGCAATCAAGTGAGTTTATAATCTCTTCGTCGTGTATCTCGCTTGCTCTCTTCTGTGCTCTCTTAACGCATTGGATTTTGAAGACGGTAGaaccagaaaagaaaaaaaaaggagttgAGATCTGGTGGATCCGGTAATATTTGCAATCACCCTTGATAACTTTTCCTAGCAATAAAAGAGGGCCACGTGGAGGAAAGAAGTAAGTGGAAAATTAAGATCCActctattatttttttcatctaCTAAAATTGAAGGTATGATTTTTCCgattaatttcaacaaaaaatcCCCAAACAATGATTTTagatctaaaaattttaaattttaagtcttTCAATCATATTAAAGGTAACTTTGAATGGAAAATGTGTTTAGCTTCAGTaagattaaaaataacaataattgtaatattaattattataattatgaggTAAAAGATTTTATCACACCACAGTCACTGCCGATCTAAAGGATGTTTAACTTTAGGCATTAGATACCATTTTGAACATAAacaaatcatatttaaaataagtgatcaaattttaataatgtatATACAAGATTTTAAGTTGTTTATGTGAAAGTacatataaacttaaaatttaattcacgtattttaaatactaaaatacaTTCTACAATAGATTTGAGCTGACATTTAAAGCTTAAGTTGACCACTAggttaatagaaaattttaattaacatgATATTGATAATTTGAGAACTCAattagataattttaaattttggaactaatttaaaatataaaacatagctTGAAAACATTTGTGTAATTAACcttttgaatttcaatatttaaaaggACTCTAGTTTAATGAGATCAGGTActacttaaaattttatcaaaaaaaattaatagttgaggGATCATAATAGAATCAAAGGTATAGTTGGGTGACTTTTTTGTAGTttaccttttaaatttttttttgttgatacAATAGAATCTCAAACTTAAACATCGGTGCATGCACCCATTCAAACAACCACACAGGCACAGCCTGCGGATTGGTCAAAAGTGTTCATCATATCACCAAGGTTATGAGATCGATTTGTAGTTGCGCCTATGTGGTTGTTTAAATGTGTGTATAGATCTGTAAGTTGAGattctattttataaaaaaattaaaggtaaactataaaaataatcatcGAACTATACCTTtggttttattttggtcactcaattattaatttttttctatttaatcactcaagttttttgaaattaaatattttagtcactctctAGCTAGTTGCTGTCAGATTAGTGACAGAATACTAACATGTCCtctaatgtttacacattctataAATTTGATGTACCTCAAAAACCCACTAAACAAGAAACACCATTTGTATCATGCttattttaaactaatttcaCTTTTGTGAATATGGTAAAAAATTCAACTAAGtgtcatattttaaattaatatcatattatttaattaaattattctaaaaaataacaatttttaaagtgtaacaaaataattattttgatttttttcttattttaaaaatatgcaaAAACTTAATCTTCGAGtagaaaaataatgtaatttGAAATCTTTCATGTAATgaaaaatcttgaatttttttttgagctTGCTTTTTGTGGACTTGAACATGTCATCAATTTCCAAACTTGGGTAGTCCAAGAACGTCGATTAAACAACTAAAGTCTCGaaaaatttagtccaaaaattaaaaatacaagcTAAACTGAACTAAGAGAATCCATACCCCATGGGGATGTCCAACTTTATCTCTCTCTAATATTCATCAATATATTTCATGTCCATTTCTTTTTTGAatcttttgatatattttttcttgtttttgtatttttaatacatatgttttggttttttgtttatacttttaaaaaatttcaatcacttttataaatttttattcaaaaacaatttttttaatatttcccttttttaaacttttaaaaacaaagctaaattaacaaattttataaatgttgaggactaaatctattgattttttagaattagaattaaattgataaattttataaatattgagggctaaattttttaaaaaattttaaatttaggatcaaattgatagaatatgtaaatattaaaagattaaattcattattagacaaataaaaaaaagtgcCACGCCAACTTTTCTTCACTCGATAACATTAGTAAAATagcatataattaaattaatttatataaaatacaaaactaaCTACTATTTAAAACAAATCTAATTTACACCAATTTATTTTAATGACTTTTGAgagttgaaaaaataaattatatataagcaAGCAACAAtagatatacatatacatatcttaGCTTGAATGAAACCgtgattaaaatttttgttaaacatCATATTGCTTCTATCCCTACCTCTAATATTGTatggaaaaaattgaaaacagtTATACATCAATCCACCATTACTCTTCCCAATATTCCAAGGATATGATCAAAAAGTGGAAACTTCTCAAAAACTAGGATATAATACAAATATACACAATCTAACAAGGAAAAATGctagaaaataatattatagcATATACTGCGGTACTCGATAGTCACATTAGACTTGTATTAAATTTGGAGTCAAATCACTTGATTAGTGTTGGCCGGGGTTTAAGTTAGGGATCGGGTAGAGGTTATGTGATCACTTGAGCTACTACTAGAGGAAGAAGGATTATGGCCGTACTCACTAGTGTTACTGTAGTTATTGCTTGCATGTTCTTGGCTGTCCGTCATCGCCATTTGCCTGAATCTTCTCATGTCTGCACTGTATGAACTTGAATTGTTCTCGCTGGTGTCGTTGGTCGTGCTGAACCTTGAGCTCTGGCCTGCTGCCACCACCCCATTTATTTCATCCAATGGAACGTCATCCTCCAATGCACGCACAATCTGTTTCACACATAAATTAAATCTTCTCAGTTGAGTGGGTCGAATTGGTGTAGAACCAAGTCAACGTGAATTGggtttcaaaatttttggattaTATTTCCAATCGAGTTAATTTCGAGTATGAAGTTTAAATTCTTTAAGTTAAATTATTACAAATTCTAGCTATTTCGAGTTAGTTTCAATTTAATTTGGGTCAATTAGGATTTAAATAGATTCAAGTTTGAATTGTTactcaaaataaattttgaaatttgaatcaaaatcaatagatacacaaaagaaaaaagagagtaaaGGGATTGAAACCTGTCGCATTTTGGGTCTTCTTCTAGCAGAATGCCTAATAGAAGCAGAAGCACATGCAACCATACGGACCATCTCACGGTGAACAAAATTGTTTCCTAGGCGCCGATCCACCAATTCACCAAAATTCCCATTCTCCATTGCTCTCTCACATAATGGTCTAGCCTGTTAATGCATATACAATTGAAAATTTCTTTGTCAAAATCTACTCTaccaacatttttttttctttccttcggAAGGGTAGAATACTTCTTGTGGTTATATTAGCTCTTGATTAAATTTAGAATTGAAACGAATCAAAATTATAAATGGGGGATAAAGTCTCCCAAATCTGTTTTCTCCATTAATAAGACTCAAACTTAAGATTTTGTTTAAGAAACATCAAACTCTTTATTATCTGACCCAACAAACTTAGAtagttattatatataaaaaaacattactTACCCAATCCACTAAACTATCATCCATATTGGAGTTCAAATCTAAAGGTCTACGCCCAGTTATGAGTTCCAAGAGCACAACACCAAAGGAGAAAACATCGGATTTTTCCGTCAGCTTACCACTTGATGCATATTCAGGAGCTAAGTAACTGCATTTGTTGATTATAAGGAAACACATTAAATTAATGCTAATGATCAAATCTAACCAAAATCTCATGGTTTATTCAAAATAATTGggctgatttttttttatttacccaaATGTTCCCATGACACGAGTTGATACATGAGTATTGTTATCTTGAGTAAGTTTAGCCAACCCAAAATCCGACACCTGTAAATTATTtcgaaataaatcaaaacaaacaaaattaatctaataaatttatttcaagGTTATTATTCTAATAATGCATACCTTAGCTTCAAAAGTAAAATCAAGTAAGATATTGGCCGATTTGATATCTCGATTAATGATGCCGGGATAACCTGaattttcttaaattaattaGATATTATAAATAAACtagctcaattttttttaaatgaacacTAAAAGTGAAATGAATATTGATTAGAGAGTCTactaataatatatgaaatttatacttACAATCTTCATGCAAGTATGCAAGTCCTTTAGCTGCTCCCAATGCAATTTTGAGCCTAGTAGGCCAATCCATGGGGCCTTTGTCTACAATCAAACAATGACAGGCATAAAATATGAACATTTAGAACTCTAGCTTATAAATGATGTTGTCAAAAAAAAATGCATTATGTTGTTGCATTACCATGAAGGTGGAATTCAAGCGTTTTATTAGGTAAAAATTCATAGACCAACATCCTCCTTTCCCCTGCTACGCAATACCCAACAAGCGACACGAGGTGGCGGTGATGGACGCGACTAATGGTCTCGACTTCGGCTTGGAACTCACGTTGGCCTTGCCCACTACCGGATTTGAGACTCTTAACGGCTACTTCCTTACCATTGGCCAAAACTCCTTTGTGGACATACCCAAACCCACCTTGACCTAGCAAGTTAGCTTGAGAGAACCCGTAAGTTGCCATAGCTAGCTCTTCGTAGGAGAAAGAGCTTTGGTTGATCAGCCCTAAAGGCGATGGTGACGCATACGTGGGTGGTGGTGGCAAAACTTGACCCTGCATGTTGGAGCTCATTTCACTAGAATACGATGCATACGCTTGCGTTGATGGTGTTTGCCGTTGTGTTGCCGGTGTTTGAGGCCAACCTCCTCCCTGGCCAGCATTAGTGCCGTAAGGCGGCGGGGGTAAATTAATGGCAATGTGATTATTAGCTTCATACCCATTGTTCATTTGCCCTCGCTGGGCTAAGCTTGATGCATTTCCATATCCGCCATCACCTATACACATTAAAAGGCATGCATggcataaaaattttaatatttttaatctttctatttttcaatCTCAAAGTCTAACATTTTCCCATTAATTTCCTCAATACTTTGAACTTGCTTTTCAaaaatatattctttatatttttttaggttttttaaaatgttttgtcCAACAATAAAAAGAACTAAGTATATATCTTATATCATCACATATTTAAATAAGTCATGCtaaattatttgattgaattaaCGAAAAAATTCATctcaaaatagaaaaacatatgtCTTAAAAGTAGAGATTAAAAGTGAGTTTAGATAAACAGTGAGTTgcgtttaacttattttttatctTAAGTTATAATATTACTATAATATCTAATTTTACTGCAAATAAACACATCTTTTATTTAAATTCACcctaaatatacaaaaattaaatagtatagTATCTTAGCATTTGACGTTTCTCATATAACAAGGGATTATACCTAGCTTGTTGAAATAATTACCTTGTGATGGTGTATAATTATTGTAATATTGCATAGGATTATCATGGTttgccttctttttctttctgcaGCAAGCTAGAGTAATGATGGTTGTAATGATTATAAGCAATAAAACAACACCAGCTAAAAGGCCTAGTATAATAGGCAGAGACGATGAGGTATTGGATTTTGATCCACTCTCAGAATTACTTGATGATGAATGCCATTTTGGTGGTGGAGGGGAATGTTTTGAGGGAGGAGATTGAGTTGTTGGTGTGCTTGGGGGTGTCAATTTTGGTGGTGGTGGACTATGTTTAGTTGGGGAAGCGTTACTGCTCTTAGATGGGGGTGGTGGTGACGGTGGCGGTGGCGGTGATGGTGATGGTGGCGATGTTGATGGTGGGGGTGGCGATGGAGTTGACTCtgctggtggtggtggtggtgatggtgatggtggtggtggtggtgaagaAGAAGTTGACTTCGACTCATTCGGAGGCGGAGCTGATTTTCCCGGCTTCGAGGATGATGATTCTGGTGGCGGTGAAGCCGACTGCGAAGGCGGTGGCGGAGATGGTGGGGGCGAGTTATCTGATGATGATTGAGGTGGCGATGAAGTAGTAGTCGGTGAAGGCGGAGATCCTTCCGGAGCGTCCGAACCCATTTGGCGGGGTATTTCCGACGAACTTTACACTTAAAAATAAACCGGAAAATGCCCCTTCTCCCTCTCCTCCAGACAATGATGCCTGTCAAAAAAACCACTGCAAATTAACATCCAACAATGatattaattagataaaaaaaaactaaagaaaacaacAAGAATCAAGGACCTAATATTAGATTAattctttcaaaaataaattataaaacaatatttattattttttgaatcttCCCaaaagattatattttattttctaactctaaaaaaaaaaagtagcttCGTCTCGGACAATTCCCCATACCATAAGCTTTGCCATATGTAAGAAACTTTTGATGGAAGGCAACAACATTGAGTCAAACAAAAAATGAAAGTGGAAGGAAAAAATAAAGTACCTATAAGGGAGGAGATTTGTGAGAGGAAAAGGGCAGAACGAAAGAGATTTTGATTGCTAGGTAATAGCTCCACCAGACATTGTGATAACCATGTGTTTCTTGGTAATCATCTCCTACTATGGAGGAGAATCTCTATTTCttcttaattttcttattttttgtttatgtGTGTTTCTTAGTTCTttcattaactaaattaattagttttatctGACATGTTCCAAAACTGTTTCTAATTTTATGTAgtgtttgttttttatttttttaatttggatttaattatgttattttttatgaacgaattaaattttttattaattctaaTTAATCCTTTAGAATatcttttgaaagttttaattaaatttatcaagTAAACATTCTCACTAAAACCTCTAACtttttttgacaattttaatTAACCACCTCCCATCAAATTTTAATGTCAAGATCCACCATTAGTCATGAAATAAAAGTTATGTAACCACAATGCATGGATTGTGGCATCAAAACCAGGGCAGAAAggggttaaaattaaattttaatttttatgataataaaaatatatttttaaataatcttatttttataatttttaaaggattaaataaaatttttatcatttttagggggacaaattgtaattttacctttactaatttaaatttttaaaaaaagtaaagggCCTAAAATGGGAATTTTTTTGGTTTAGGCTATTataattgatgaaattttaaattaataattgtaaaattgtacttttaaccccaaaaaaatgacaaaattttaatttaatcttttaaaaattataaagatatagactgttaaaatgataaaattatatttttactattgtaaaaaatatataatttaattccgttAAAAAAAATTCTGATTTCACCCCTGATCAAAATATGACACAAACTCTACTTTTCATCATAGATGATTCACTGAGAAATTATTAGACACTTATCCATGATAATGATAGAAAGGTTAGTCCTTACCGGCCGTTTTCGAGGTTGATCGGCCTTTGGTAACTGATTATTCGATTATGAAGTAAAAAAGAGGTCAATGCAAtgttaggggtgtgcaaaatttgggtaaaatcgaaaaaattcggttaaccgaccgaattcagTTAATCGGttagttaaccgaattaattcggtcgggggtcggttaataatttttaaaatttttggttaatGGTTAATTTGGTTCgcaaccggtcggttaaccgaatttttcggtttaacggaaaaaattaataaataaaattataatatataaatagcccactattcactcaaaccaatccaacataaacccaaatacccaatctaatatatattaacccaagtatccaacccaacccaatcataaaaattacaaataatttaataaataaaaataaaaatctaaaactaaaactaaaaattaaaataaaaaacatataattttatacaaataatttggctgattcggttaattcggttaattttatacttattttaaccaaaaattaaaaaatatataattttcggttcggttaatttttttgaaaaaatttcggttcggttaacgattaaaaattttgaagggtcggttaattcgattaatgttATTTCAAGTCGGTTAACCGACTAAACACCCCTATGCAATGCGAATGTCAAAACTAGTAATAGAGGTTTCATATTTGTTTTCTAAGGATAAAGAAAAGGGTGCATTGGAACTATGATTATAATGTATATCTTCTCAAATGCGAACTCTAGAAGAATAACTGTAGAAATTATTGGGGTCGGCCACTTCACTCTAAGTGGAAGGTGTTATTCACCAGGAGAGACTTGATACAAaggataaaatgtaattttatcgttagaatttcataatttttgaaaatacttgagtacaattttactattttggGGGTCAAGGCCCTTCTTCATTCCCTTTGCATTGTTCCTGTTACTCatgtttataattcaatccacaaATATGCCctatttcaaattcaaattaatgTTTAATGCCTAGATTAACAATTAATTTATGAAAAACTCGATTGATACAATATGGGCAAATTACAGTAGTAGTCactctattatttttttttgtcatcgaattataaaaagttacaaaatgatcattcaactatttaaatttatcttttttggtTATCAACGAGCTAACAATGGCAGCTTTTAAAATTAGTATTGTAGCaactttaacccttaatatttatacattgcgtcaatttaatcttgattctaaaaaaaaatctaaccctcaatatttacgcATTGTGTAATTTGCTTCTTTTggcaattttgattttatttgtaaccattttacttaaaaagttaaaaaaaaaataaaattatcaacttaatttgattgaaaatatacagaaaatgaaaacactaaaaaatccaagataataattttcatattttctcattcttttaaaattaatcctCAACGTCACAAAGAAAGgcaaaactacaaaaataggaaCAAATTACacgtgtaaatgttgagggttaattttttagaatcaagactaaattgacataatttataaatgttgagggtaaaagttattattatgccaattttaaaaactCAACTAGTGACcagaaaagacaaaattgaataattgggtgaccattttgtaactttaaggacttaactaaaaaaaaattactaatagtttagtgactattaATATAGTTTACCCATACAATGTAGGTACTTTAAGGACTTAACTAAAACCATGTAGGTACTTTAAGGACTTAACTAAAACATTATGAAGACTAGTATAAAATCTGAAAGATGCCTTAGGGATGCTCGGCGAAATTAACCTGAAAATAaagatttaaatattaaaagGTCCCTGTactcttttgaaatttaaaatttagtccatatactttaattttgaggcattgagtccctatattttttatataaaaatcttaGTCTCTTCATCTAATTTTGCGGTTAAAGTTAACAATATCAAAGGTAAAACAaattttaaccctcaatatttacaattgtttttcaatttggtctttaccttttgacatttataatttttaaattaatttaaaaaaaattatgtacttCTAAAAGtaaagaccaaattgacaaaaaatataaatattaaggatta carries:
- the LOC107894959 gene encoding proline-rich receptor-like protein kinase PERK1; protein product: MGSDAPEGSPPSPTTTSSPPQSSSDNSPPPSPPPPSQSASPPPESSSSKPGKSAPPPNESKSTSSSPPPPPSPSPPPPPAESTPSPPPPSTSPPSPSPPPPPSPPPPSKSSNASPTKHSPPPPKLTPPSTPTTQSPPSKHSPPPPKWHSSSSNSESGSKSNTSSSLPIILGLLAGVVLLLIIITTIITLACCRKKKKANHDNPMQYYNNYTPSQGDGGYGNASSLAQRGQMNNGYEANNHIAINLPPPPYGTNAGQGGGWPQTPATQRQTPSTQAYASYSSEMSSNMQGQVLPPPPTYASPSPLGLINQSSFSYEELAMATYGFSQANLLGQGGFGYVHKGVLANGKEVAVKSLKSGSGQGQREFQAEVETISRVHHRHLVSLVGYCVAGERRMLVYEFLPNKTLEFHLHDKGPMDWPTRLKIALGAAKGLAYLHEDCYPGIINRDIKSANILLDFTFEAKVSDFGLAKLTQDNNTHVSTRVMGTFGYLAPEYASSGKLTEKSDVFSFGVVLLELITGRRPLDLNSNMDDSLVDWARPLCERAMENGNFGELVDRRLGNNFVHREMVRMVACASASIRHSARRRPKMRQIVRALEDDVPLDEINGVVAAGQSSRFSTTNDTSENNSSSYSADMRRFRQMAMTDSQEHASNNYSNTSEYGHNPSSSSSSSSDHITSTRSLT